In the Balaenoptera musculus isolate JJ_BM4_2016_0621 chromosome 2, mBalMus1.pri.v3, whole genome shotgun sequence genome, ggcctcctttctctctttttctagagTCTGAGGAGACTTAATTTACACCAGGTTAGCAGCAACTATGTTAATTGAAAATGAGTTAATTAAATAACTTGGTACTTTGAGCTGTCAAAATATAGCCAGTTAGTTGAATCAATCCagttaaatgtttaacaatgatCACAAAAATCGGATATGAatgtaagaagaaaggaaaggaacctATGTCCCTAAGAGAGCAGTCTGTGGAGTCTAGATTATTACTAGACAAATGCTACCGACTTTTCTAAGTGCTGCAACTGTGTCAGTGGTGTTTGGTTTGAGACTTTTATTTAGGTTTCCTGGACTAGAGAAGAACCCCTCAGCACATTTTCTTGTTGCCTTCTTTTTATTGAAGGTGTAAAATGCTCTCAAAACATTGTTTTGCACCTCCAGTTGGAAACGAAGAAAGTGAAGTATTCATGTTGTAGCAACAGGCTGGTCAGAAAGCAGGGTCTCGGTTTTCGTTACAGTAAGCTTTGCAGTGAAATGAATGAGATCCTCTGCTGTATTATGATCCAGAATGTGCCAGACACATACTCATTCAGGTAACTGTTCATTCGTGGTGACTGGTTGGGAATGCTTAGCTACCTTTCTGTTTCTTCAGGATGTTAGCTGGTGAGTTTTAAAGATGGATCACACACTCTCTTCCTAGTTCTTACTTTGCAGCAGGCCAAGATGTGTCGTGTAATTAAAACCTAAGCATCGGCCCGGCCTGGGCAGAGTGCGTAGGCCCGCGGCGCTCGGTGGGCTGGGGGGCCCTCCCAAGCCGGCCCGCCCCCGCTCCGCTCCTGGCCCACAGCCGCCCTTCCGCGGTCGCCGGCGTTCCGGAGCCCAGATGCAGCGTCTGAGTTGCCCGGCACCTTCTGTTCGGTCCGCGGCGTGAGCGTCTCGCCGCGGCGTGTCCTCCGCGCCGCTCGGACTGTGGTACGCCCGTGTGCTCGCCCGGCCGGCTGGCCTCCAGAGCTCCCGCCCATGTCCCCCGGCTGGTCCGGGGCGTTCGGGCACCTCCTCGACGGTGGCTCCGCCGGACGCGCGGACTGGACCGCAGCCCGCACCCCGAGCGGACGGCATCATGAGGCACCTGCCGTACTTCTGCTGCTGCCAGGTGGTGCGGAGCTTCGGTCGCGGCCCCAAGCAGCCGGGCATCCCTACAGCTAACTTTCCTGAACAAGTAGTAGATAATCTTCCAGCTGACGTATCCACTGGCGTATATTATGGTTGGGCCAGTGTTGGAAGTGGAGACGTCCATAAGATGGTGGTGAGCATAGGATGGAACCCATACTACAAGAATACAAAAAAGTCCGTGGAAGCTCATATCATGCATACTTTCAAAGAGGACTTCTATGGGGAAATTCTCAACGTGGCCATCGTCGGC is a window encoding:
- the LOC118890827 gene encoding riboflavin kinase-like, with translation MRHLPYFCCCQVVRSFGRGPKQPGIPTANFPEQVVDNLPADVSTGVYYGWASVGSGDVHKMVVSIGWNPYYKNTKKSVEAHIMHTFKEDFYGEILNVAIVGYLRPEKNFDSLESLISAIQGDIEEAKKRLDLPERLKLKEDNFFQVPKSKIMNGH